One window from the genome of Sulfurimonas hongkongensis encodes:
- a CDS encoding host attachment protein has protein sequence MESNLIIIVDLQHFKLFKVKQDPLKRESVEMIKSSKNLDFYLKADEKYSDRKGNFTSKQSSGSNENQNLELEEERRRIQDIADHISEILGKYSHSSWYFAAPEAINNQIVELLDKKDIENMEINLKLNLANTPNDKILDYFSK, from the coding sequence ATGGAGTCAAATTTAATTATAATAGTTGATTTACAACATTTCAAGTTATTTAAAGTCAAGCAAGATCCTTTAAAAAGAGAGTCTGTTGAAATGATTAAGAGTAGTAAAAATCTTGATTTTTACTTAAAAGCTGATGAAAAATATTCAGATAGAAAAGGAAATTTTACAAGTAAACAGAGTAGTGGCTCTAATGAAAATCAGAATCTTGAACTTGAAGAAGAGCGCCGAAGAATCCAGGATATTGCAGATCATATTTCTGAGATTTTAGGCAAGTATAGTCATTCATCTTGGTATTTCGCAGCACCAGAAGCTATTAATAATCAAATTGTTGAGTTGCTTGACAAAAAGGATATAGAAAATATGGAAATAAATCTTAAATTAAATTTGGCTAATACTCCAAATGATAAGATATTAGATTATTTTTCAAAATAA
- a CDS encoding Lrp/AsnC family transcriptional regulator — protein MTDEILSRIQKKFPLVAKPFEIIADELGMSEDEVLSILQEQKKKNIIRQTSAIFDTKRLGYKSSLVAFKIAKEKISDAVKIINSHPGISHNYERNHDFNIWFTLAVPPHSKLGLDGTVSLLAKLTKADEFIMLPTLKLFKINVKLNTTGKDEKKEEVKKVVHTEIEMTPLHHAIVRAAQYDIEMISEPFKKMVDELGIDYEKFFSILKELQEAGVMRRFASILNHRKAGFNANAMVVWDVDETKGEEIGAKAAAFSAVSHCYLRPKYPNWPYNLFTMVHGKTKEETDSIIAEMAKEIESKSHMPLYSSREFKKVRIEYFTKAMDEWEEKYQRGES, from the coding sequence ATGACAGATGAAATACTCTCTAGAATACAAAAAAAGTTTCCTTTAGTTGCTAAGCCATTTGAGATTATAGCAGATGAGTTAGGCATGAGTGAAGATGAAGTTCTTAGCATTTTACAAGAACAAAAAAAGAAAAATATTATTCGTCAAACTTCGGCTATATTTGATACAAAGAGACTTGGATATAAGTCATCTTTAGTAGCCTTTAAAATCGCAAAAGAGAAGATTAGTGATGCAGTTAAGATTATAAACTCTCATCCTGGTATCTCTCACAATTATGAGCGAAACCATGATTTTAATATCTGGTTTACACTAGCAGTTCCACCCCACTCAAAACTTGGACTTGATGGCACAGTTTCACTTTTAGCTAAACTTACAAAAGCAGATGAATTTATCATGCTACCAACACTAAAACTCTTTAAGATAAATGTCAAACTAAATACAACTGGCAAAGATGAGAAAAAGGAAGAGGTGAAAAAAGTTGTTCATACTGAGATCGAGATGACACCTCTACATCATGCAATAGTAAGAGCTGCTCAGTATGATATAGAGATGATAAGCGAGCCATTTAAAAAGATGGTAGATGAGCTTGGTATCGATTATGAAAAATTTTTCTCAATCTTAAAAGAGCTTCAAGAAGCTGGTGTTATGAGAAGATTTGCTTCTATTTTAAACCATAGAAAAGCAGGGTTTAATGCAAACGCTATGGTTGTTTGGGATGTTGATGAGACAAAAGGCGAGGAAATTGGTGCAAAAGCTGCTGCATTTAGTGCGGTTAGCCACTGCTATCTTCGCCCAAAATATCCAAACTGGCCATATAATCTTTTTACCATGGTTCATGGTAAAACAAAAGAGGAAACAGACTCCATCATCGCTGAGATGGCAAAAGAGATAGAGTCAAAATCGCATATGCCTCTCTATAGCTCAAGAGAGTTTAAAAAAGTTCGTATCGAGTACTTTACTAAAGCTATGGATGAGTGGGAAGAAAAATATCAAAGAGGTGAATCATAA
- a CDS encoding precorrin-2 dehydrogenase/sirohydrochlorin ferrochelatase family protein, producing the protein MSYFPAFLNLRTKRILIIGGGIIAYNKLVHLLDFTKNIHIISQEFCDDMLYTIEKKSLSYQQKAYKVGDIKEYEIVIIAIDDRALAKNIYEESREYKCLCNSVDNLEHCDFTFASYIKQGDLTLAISTNGSSPAFAKQLKIYLESIIPRDVSGFLKEMKELRATLPKGKERMNMLKTKAKNYIKSWRKI; encoded by the coding sequence ATGTCTTACTTTCCAGCTTTTTTAAATCTCCGTACTAAACGAATACTCATAATAGGTGGTGGGATTATCGCCTATAATAAGCTTGTGCATCTCTTAGATTTTACAAAAAATATTCATATCATTTCTCAAGAGTTTTGCGATGACATGCTCTATACTATAGAGAAAAAATCTCTCTCATATCAGCAAAAAGCTTATAAAGTAGGTGATATAAAAGAGTATGAAATTGTCATTATTGCCATAGATGATAGGGCACTTGCAAAAAATATATATGAAGAGTCAAGAGAGTACAAATGTCTTTGCAATAGCGTTGATAACTTAGAGCATTGTGACTTTACTTTTGCTTCATACATAAAGCAGGGTGATTTAACTCTAGCCATCTCAACAAATGGCTCGTCACCAGCCTTTGCCAAGCAGTTGAAGATCTACTTAGAGAGTATTATCCCAAGGGATGTAAGTGGGTTCTTAAAAGAGATGAAAGAACTCCGTGCTACACTTCCAAAAGGAAAAGAGAGAATGAATATGCTTAAAACTAAAGCAAAAAACTATATCAAATCATGGAGAAAAATATGA
- a CDS encoding flagellar assembly protein A has translation MTDSIDISTNNVYKELLRIAAQNSIPISRLYIRINEIQTFTKNKDASLVKLSDAELNKYATEEEYLRDATIELEQHYDITVSPYYKGYPFLRMISEIEFNEDETLAYFVIKRGSQIEYYDNIYDDFLDYIDEKKLRAGILFYLFDVEFETSIEEFVKAIKRVKKVVFKEDKKILVAKGLEAVESIEAQLHMSIEERNSVGAEDSSGRVDYSNRGFMLSCSEGEELFEFIKPQQGKHGRTCKGKIIEVKSVNLDVSPTFTVEDGIEIQDSFDNIKYLSKKSGYLVKNGNEYDVANTIDVDEISFKTTGTINSNLDSEITINVVKNNPLEDAIEEGMQVKVQNIFIQGSVGPNTQIEAREVKVEGQTHGESFIKCINASISLHKGKVIARKVEVKNLEGGEIIADEAIVKSATRGRIRAKKITIETLGSHVTMEASQYIEIQKVKGEENEFILDSLINSGFDDSKTDDDIYFKKIKEEFDELQSKFKASARKVKESLKSCQKIKDLIIKNQNEKEEIPSALIKNFKICKVIRVQYKKLKEKLEYKQAQYDKAKDKIQQAYPDIFEARILLGEPLRGFNHIRYKLHNPNREIELRTNERMTKKTFELYEDDDGVLKIINSKTRS, from the coding sequence ATGACTGACTCTATAGATATCTCAACAAACAATGTTTACAAAGAACTCCTACGCATTGCTGCACAAAATTCTATACCCATCTCAAGACTCTATATCCGCATCAATGAGATACAAACTTTTACAAAAAACAAGGACGCAAGCCTTGTTAAGCTCTCTGATGCAGAGCTTAATAAATATGCAACAGAAGAGGAGTACTTAAGAGATGCAACTATAGAGCTCGAACAACATTATGACATTACAGTTAGCCCTTACTATAAAGGGTATCCCTTTTTAAGGATGATAAGTGAGATAGAATTTAATGAAGATGAAACTCTTGCTTACTTTGTGATTAAAAGAGGTTCTCAGATAGAGTATTATGATAATATTTATGATGATTTTCTAGACTATATAGATGAAAAAAAGCTAAGAGCAGGTATCTTGTTTTATCTCTTTGATGTTGAGTTTGAGACAAGCATAGAAGAGTTTGTAAAAGCCATAAAAAGAGTAAAAAAGGTCGTTTTTAAAGAGGATAAAAAGATACTCGTAGCAAAAGGTTTAGAAGCAGTAGAATCTATAGAAGCTCAGCTACATATGAGCATAGAAGAGAGAAATAGTGTTGGAGCTGAGGATAGCTCAGGCAGAGTTGACTACTCAAACAGAGGTTTTATGCTTAGTTGTTCTGAGGGTGAAGAGCTTTTTGAGTTTATAAAGCCTCAGCAAGGCAAACATGGCAGAACTTGCAAGGGCAAAATCATTGAAGTTAAAAGTGTAAATTTAGATGTATCTCCCACATTTACAGTCGAAGATGGCATAGAGATTCAAGATAGCTTTGATAACATTAAATATCTCTCAAAAAAAAGTGGTTATCTTGTAAAAAATGGTAATGAGTACGATGTTGCAAATACTATAGATGTAGATGAGATATCTTTTAAAACTACAGGAACAATTAACTCTAACTTAGATTCTGAGATAACCATAAATGTAGTAAAAAACAATCCCTTAGAAGACGCTATAGAAGAGGGCATGCAGGTTAAGGTTCAAAATATTTTCATTCAAGGAAGTGTTGGCCCAAATACCCAAATAGAAGCTAGAGAAGTAAAAGTTGAGGGACAAACGCATGGAGAATCTTTCATAAAGTGCATAAATGCCTCCATCAGCCTTCACAAGGGAAAAGTTATAGCTAGAAAAGTTGAGGTCAAAAATTTAGAAGGAGGAGAAATTATAGCCGATGAAGCTATAGTTAAAAGTGCTACAAGAGGGAGAATAAGAGCAAAAAAAATAACAATCGAGACCTTAGGCTCACATGTAACGATGGAAGCATCTCAATATATAGAGATACAAAAGGTCAAAGGTGAGGAGAATGAATTTATCTTGGACTCTTTGATAAATAGTGGTTTTGATGATAGCAAAACAGATGACGATATATACTTTAAAAAGATAAAAGAGGAGTTTGATGAGCTACAAAGTAAGTTTAAAGCTAGTGCTAGAAAAGTGAAAGAGAGCCTAAAATCGTGCCAAAAGATAAAAGATCTCATCATCAAAAATCAAAATGAAAAAGAAGAGATACCCTCAGCTCTCATAAAAAATTTTAAAATTTGCAAAGTCATCAGGGTTCAATATAAAAAATTAAAAGAAAAACTTGAGTATAAGCAAGCTCAGTACGATAAGGCAAAAGATAAGATACAACAAGCTTATCCAGATATATTTGAGGCTAGAATACTTCTAGGCGAGCCTCTAAGAGGCTTTAATCATATAAGGTATAAACTTCACAATCCAAATAGAGAGATAGAGCTTAGAACTAATGAAAGAATGACTAAAAAAACTTTTGAACTCTATGAAGATGATGATGGAGTGCTAAAAATTATCAACTCAAAAACAAGGAGCTAA
- a CDS encoding MFS transporter: MDKFSNHIRNILHGFFLTIGTTIAEPSTILPLIVNHFGGSSMLVGFFAALLRGGAVVVQLFAAFQAQSYKLMLPYMRRVFAIRFLAWFFIGLAIILFGENYPNLTLFSIGIGLFIFSFSAGFGAIYFKDITAKIFSHKFRGKTMAYRQFFSGAGGLLSGALAGWIIHAFEAPYSYGYLFMISSFIMGLGYIAFGTIDEPVKEEVAKRENSFRRFLHNSWLTLRGDKDLQIQLKTFFLAYAYLIALPFIILDAQTKIELDGVAIGSLITTQMVGAMLSNFLWGRLSGKGKNRLTANLSIMMQIVAILMAFVAASIYEYAFIFFLIGAALDGNRIASGNLILSIAPMHKRPTYVAIQINIVSFGLFFSILGGALLHFFGYTVLYSVASAMLCLSLYYSFKLKD; encoded by the coding sequence ATGGATAAATTCTCAAACCATATAAGAAATATTTTACATGGTTTTTTTCTAACTATCGGAACTACTATAGCTGAGCCTTCTACTATCTTGCCTCTCATCGTAAATCACTTTGGTGGAAGCTCTATGCTTGTTGGTTTTTTTGCAGCACTTTTACGTGGTGGAGCTGTTGTTGTTCAACTCTTTGCTGCATTTCAGGCTCAAAGCTACAAGCTTATGCTGCCATACATGAGGCGAGTTTTTGCTATTCGCTTTTTAGCATGGTTTTTTATCGGTTTGGCCATTATACTTTTTGGAGAAAATTATCCAAATCTTACACTTTTCTCCATAGGTATTGGTCTTTTTATCTTCTCTTTTAGTGCTGGCTTTGGGGCAATTTACTTCAAAGATATCACAGCTAAGATTTTCTCTCATAAATTCCGCGGAAAAACTATGGCTTATAGACAGTTCTTTAGTGGAGCTGGCGGGCTTCTTAGTGGTGCTTTAGCTGGTTGGATTATTCACGCCTTTGAAGCACCATATAGTTATGGATATCTCTTTATGATTAGCTCTTTTATTATGGGTTTGGGTTATATCGCATTTGGGACGATTGATGAGCCAGTAAAAGAAGAGGTAGCTAAAAGGGAGAACTCATTTAGGAGGTTTTTACACAACTCATGGCTTACTCTAAGAGGCGACAAAGATTTACAAATCCAGCTAAAAACCTTCTTTTTAGCCTATGCCTATCTTATAGCACTCCCTTTTATCATACTCGATGCTCAAACAAAGATAGAGCTTGATGGTGTGGCTATTGGTAGTTTGATAACCACTCAGATGGTAGGCGCTATGCTTAGTAATTTTTTATGGGGAAGACTTAGCGGAAAAGGAAAAAACAGACTAACTGCAAATCTCTCCATCATGATGCAGATAGTTGCCATTCTTATGGCTTTTGTAGCAGCTAGCATCTATGAATATGCTTTTATATTTTTTCTCATAGGTGCTGCACTTGATGGAAACCGCATCGCATCTGGAAACCTTATCCTCTCCATAGCACCTATGCATAAACGACCTACTTATGTAGCTATACAGATAAATATTGTCTCTTTTGGACTCTTTTTCTCCATACTTGGTGGGGCACTTTTACACTTTTTTGGTTATACAGTTTTATACAGCGTAGCATCTGCTATGCTTTGCCTATCGCTTTACTACTCTTTTAAGTTAAAAGATTAA
- a CDS encoding cytochrome-c peroxidase, whose product MRFFIGAFAFIVLLLFSVSLLLPTKEKRIFSDDGLREAALSRDMSSTPNNYEELLKLLKIDKDDLFREKVELGRDLYFEKKLSNSSDISCATCHVLSKDLKDKNIFIDALISEANDKTDCVVCHLSDQSATDRFETSIGDGGRENPFHLNTLTTLNAALAKYQTWDGSVKSVEEQVGLSIKDASQMNLSADEAVARLSQDENYAKRFQEVYGELDFKNIEDAIAAYLKTLITRGDYDRFLDGDNKAMSTKAKKGLAHFLNFGCKGCHTGVSVGGQSIQKFPLRDYNSVVDVTNSFNESQKGREVATFDFNAKMYHPFPFENKGGFMGKDGERLFRVPMLRNVTKTSPYFHNGGVAKLREAVHLMGKHQLGMNLTNTQIDEIVEFLRALEGSVVEFDIPSKKGEV is encoded by the coding sequence ATGAGATTTTTTATAGGTGCTTTTGCTTTTATAGTACTTCTACTTTTTAGCGTATCTCTACTTCTTCCTACAAAAGAAAAACGCATATTTAGTGATGATGGACTAAGAGAGGCCGCACTCTCACGAGATATGTCGAGCACGCCAAATAACTACGAAGAGCTTCTAAAACTCTTAAAAATAGACAAAGATGATCTTTTTAGAGAAAAAGTTGAGCTTGGACGTGATTTGTACTTTGAAAAAAAGCTCTCAAACAGTAGTGATATTAGTTGTGCCACTTGTCATGTTCTAAGCAAAGATTTAAAAGATAAAAACATCTTCATAGATGCACTAATTTCTGAAGCAAATGACAAAACCGACTGCGTAGTTTGCCATCTATCAGATCAGAGTGCAACTGATAGGTTTGAGACATCTATCGGAGATGGCGGTAGAGAAAATCCTTTCCATTTAAATACACTTACAACTCTAAATGCAGCTTTAGCGAAGTATCAAACTTGGGATGGAAGCGTTAAAAGTGTTGAAGAACAGGTTGGGCTCTCTATAAAAGACGCATCACAGATGAATCTCTCGGCAGATGAAGCAGTTGCTAGGTTAAGTCAAGATGAAAACTATGCTAAAAGATTTCAAGAGGTCTATGGTGAGTTAGATTTTAAAAATATAGAAGATGCCATCGCTGCTTATCTTAAAACTCTCATTACTAGAGGTGACTACGATAGGTTTTTAGATGGAGATAATAAAGCTATGAGCACAAAAGCCAAAAAAGGTTTAGCGCACTTTTTAAACTTTGGATGTAAGGGTTGTCACACTGGAGTTAGTGTTGGTGGGCAAAGTATTCAGAAGTTTCCATTAAGAGACTATAACTCAGTAGTAGATGTTACAAACTCATTTAATGAGTCTCAAAAAGGGAGAGAAGTGGCTACTTTTGACTTCAATGCTAAGATGTATCACCCTTTTCCTTTTGAAAACAAGGGCGGGTTTATGGGCAAAGATGGAGAGAGACTCTTTAGAGTCCCAATGCTAAGAAATGTCACAAAAACTTCCCCATATTTTCATAATGGAGGAGTTGCAAAACTTAGAGAAGCTGTGCATCTGATGGGCAAACATCAGCTTGGCATGAACTTAACAAATACCCAGATAGATGAGATAGTAGAGTTTTTAAGAGCTTTAGAAGGCAGTGTTGTTGAGTTTGATATTCCATCAAAAAAGGGCGAAGTATGA
- a CDS encoding arylamine N-acetyltransferase family protein produces MQAIERYLQSISVEKKPNSISDINDFIKKHLQSLYFCNIPVLLGDEISLELKAIVQKMIEEKKGGYCFEHNKLIYEALKYFGFEVEAPFARVLNNQKVDVPKTHRFTLLSFRGERYIVDAGFSFMSPNSAIRFGDTPTKTIFERDYIVKELDANNFELTMLRKEGPYTLYSFDLTKHNEQDFEMGHFYSSKHKDAPFVNNLVLSKITDKKIYSLKNNSYHEMSKEKKDEVIIKTKKEFTSILREKFGYKISNEEIKYLFDKFIS; encoded by the coding sequence ATGCAAGCAATAGAGCGTTATTTACAGAGCATAAGTGTAGAGAAAAAACCAAACAGTATTTCTGATATAAATGATTTCATTAAAAAACATCTACAATCACTCTACTTTTGCAATATCCCTGTTTTACTTGGCGATGAGATATCCCTAGAGTTAAAAGCAATAGTACAAAAAATGATAGAAGAAAAAAAGGGCGGTTACTGTTTTGAGCATAACAAGCTCATATATGAGGCTTTAAAATATTTTGGCTTTGAAGTAGAGGCTCCATTTGCAAGAGTTTTAAACAACCAAAAGGTAGATGTGCCAAAGACTCATCGCTTTACACTTTTATCTTTTAGGGGCGAGAGATACATCGTAGATGCAGGTTTTTCATTTATGTCACCTAACTCAGCTATCAGATTTGGAGATACTCCAACAAAGACTATATTTGAAAGAGACTATATCGTAAAGGAGCTAGATGCAAATAACTTTGAGCTAACAATGCTACGTAAAGAAGGTCCCTATACTCTCTACTCCTTTGATCTGACTAAACACAACGAGCAAGATTTTGAGATGGGTCACTTTTACTCTTCTAAACATAAAGATGCACCCTTTGTGAACAATCTTGTCCTCTCAAAGATAACAGATAAAAAGATTTACTCCCTAAAAAACAACTCCTATCATGAGATGTCTAAAGAGAAAAAAGATGAAGTTATCATAAAAACCAAAAAAGAGTTCACTTCCATCTTAAGAGAAAAATTTGGGTATAAGATCTCAAATGAAGAGATAAAATATCTGTTTGATAAGTTTATCAGCTAG
- a CDS encoding glycosyl transferase yields the protein MDFFKYIHAVGTGVKGNRDLSFDESKDLMKQMLDRSVPNEQIAAFLLGWRLKPETTTEFRGVVEASEAYVKKSRVENSLELGYPFDGKVNNPYIFPLVAKVLEDSKLNLILVGDKLTPAKGGITVKDICTNMPLNKNAYYFDRAEFFKEMSDLTEIRMNLGLRTGLNTIEKLPNVADSEYAITGVFHKPFVQKYVEIYSDKYKRFALIQGNEGTPELFSKGRLWICNNKDVEEIIVDPEHYGINYTKSWDAITLQESLQQIEDPSDEFIKLAKLNAAIYLFVVQRASSIDEGWEMLQ from the coding sequence ATGGATTTTTTCAAGTATATACATGCGGTAGGGACAGGGGTTAAAGGCAACAGAGATTTAAGTTTTGATGAGTCAAAAGATTTGATGAAGCAGATGCTAGATCGAAGTGTGCCAAACGAGCAGATAGCTGCTTTTCTTTTGGGTTGGAGGCTAAAACCTGAAACGACTACGGAGTTTAGAGGCGTTGTTGAGGCGAGCGAAGCTTATGTTAAAAAGAGCAGAGTTGAAAACTCTTTAGAGCTAGGTTATCCATTTGATGGAAAGGTTAATAACCCTTATATCTTTCCGCTTGTCGCAAAAGTCTTAGAAGACTCAAAACTAAACCTTATCCTTGTAGGAGACAAACTAACTCCAGCAAAAGGTGGCATCACTGTAAAGGATATCTGTACAAATATGCCTCTTAATAAAAACGCTTACTATTTTGATAGAGCCGAGTTCTTTAAAGAGATGAGTGATTTAACAGAGATTCGTATGAACTTAGGGCTTCGTACAGGACTAAATACTATAGAGAAACTTCCAAATGTAGCAGATAGCGAGTACGCAATAACAGGAGTTTTTCACAAACCTTTTGTTCAAAAATATGTAGAAATCTACTCAGACAAGTACAAAAGATTTGCACTCATTCAGGGAAATGAAGGAACCCCTGAACTTTTTAGCAAAGGAAGACTTTGGATTTGCAACAACAAAGATGTTGAAGAAATCATCGTAGACCCAGAACACTACGGTATCAACTACACAAAGTCATGGGATGCCATCACGCTCCAAGAGTCCTTGCAACAAATAGAGGACCCATCAGATGAGTTCATCAAACTTGCAAAACTAAATGCAGCGATCTACCTTTTTGTGGTGCAGAGAGCCTCAAGCATCGATGAGGGATGGGAGATGCTACAGTAG
- a CDS encoding YcaO-like family protein → MNILSKDAPLEVSIKKMKKVLEDIGCKTNISEGHHPLQNCYSLNLSSHEAPNHIYSNGKGTLKESAMASAYGEYIERLQTNLFFSDFYIPNQKHYPDEVAFELDGDFLNEELLDIYDASGELMGEDFVDFNSGYSDRVISLPFLKFSTKEKIYFPINLLHNLYVSNGLAAGNTRNEAQVQALSEIYERYVKFEIIKNGYALPKFPQSVIEPFTKLNEDVIALRKLGYIVEVLDASLRGVFPVTAISLINPKNSTLFVSFGAHPILEVSLERTMTELMQGRSLDRLDDFESPTFDMSVVRDSFNLESHFVDSNAKLGFGFLSSKKSFEYSPWKYDIEMDEFEFLTGIAKELGKEIYLREYDYLGFYSCQMLIPSISEVYPIEDLVYNNKNSAKAIRDMVLNPNDYDAEDIQEAVISLDDSLNMEKYIGVIFKDNFTMLEFKAQLYLLLDERDAALEFLQFSTKKDAKIISELIYMEEAGLDFEDYSEALFNVFSKQSVEKAQRVLKKEELFIDLTLHDDYYNVLAMYDRLEKKKS, encoded by the coding sequence ACATCTCAGAGGGGCATCATCCACTACAAAACTGCTACTCTCTAAATCTTAGCTCCCATGAAGCTCCAAATCACATCTACTCAAATGGAAAAGGTACACTTAAAGAGTCTGCTATGGCTAGCGCTTATGGGGAGTATATTGAGAGGCTTCAAACAAATCTTTTTTTTAGCGATTTTTACATTCCAAACCAAAAACACTATCCTGATGAAGTGGCATTTGAGCTTGATGGTGATTTTTTAAATGAGGAGTTGCTAGATATTTATGATGCAAGTGGTGAACTTATGGGAGAAGACTTTGTTGACTTTAATTCTGGGTATAGTGACAGAGTTATCTCACTACCATTTCTAAAATTCTCTACAAAAGAGAAGATATATTTTCCTATAAATCTTTTGCACAACCTCTATGTTAGTAATGGCTTAGCCGCTGGAAATACAAGAAATGAGGCTCAAGTTCAAGCTCTTAGTGAGATTTATGAGAGATATGTTAAGTTTGAGATTATAAAAAATGGCTACGCTCTGCCAAAGTTTCCGCAAAGTGTTATAGAACCATTTACAAAGCTAAATGAAGATGTTATAGCGCTCCGTAAGCTTGGGTATATTGTAGAAGTTCTTGATGCCTCACTTCGCGGAGTCTTTCCAGTCACTGCTATCTCGCTAATAAATCCAAAAAACTCAACTCTCTTTGTCTCTTTTGGCGCACATCCTATCCTTGAAGTGAGCCTAGAGCGAACTATGACAGAACTTATGCAGGGTCGCTCTCTTGATAGGCTTGATGATTTTGAGTCTCCTACTTTTGATATGAGTGTAGTGCGTGATAGCTTCAACTTAGAGTCTCACTTTGTGGACTCAAATGCGAAGCTAGGGTTTGGTTTTTTAAGCTCAAAAAAAAGTTTTGAATACTCACCTTGGAAGTACGATATAGAGATGGATGAGTTTGAATTTTTAACAGGTATTGCTAAAGAGCTGGGCAAGGAGATCTATCTAAGGGAGTATGATTATCTAGGCTTTTACTCATGTCAGATGCTCATTCCTAGCATCTCAGAGGTTTATCCTATAGAAGATTTAGTATATAACAACAAAAATAGTGCAAAAGCTATCCGCGATATGGTTTTAAACCCTAATGACTATGATGCTGAGGATATACAAGAAGCAGTTATCTCGCTTGATGACTCTTTGAATATGGAGAAATACATAGGTGTTATCTTTAAAGACAACTTCACAATGTTAGAGTTTAAAGCACAGCTGTATCTTCTTTTGGATGAGAGAGACGCAGCACTAGAATTTTTACAATTTAGTACAAAAAAAGATGCAAAAATCATCTCAGAACTTATTTACATGGAAGAAGCGGGACTTGATTTTGAAGACTACTCAGAGGCTCTTTTTAATGTTTTTTCAAAACAAAGCGTAGAAAAAGCACAAAGAGTTCTTAAAAAAGAGGAGCTTTTTATAGACCTTACCCTTCATGATGATTACTATAATGTGTTAGCGATGTATGATAGGCTTGAGAAGAAAAAATCTTAG